One part of the Dermacentor silvarum isolate Dsil-2018 chromosome 6, BIME_Dsil_1.4, whole genome shotgun sequence genome encodes these proteins:
- the LOC119455071 gene encoding uncharacterized protein LOC119455071 — translation MKAWLIVCIGLLVVASLVLCEDEEPAAADLQAEVDEGPSMSRVRRGGGGGGGGGGKSKGKGKGGEKSKGKSGGGGGDTE, via the exons ATGAAGGCATGGCTTATCGTGTGCATTGGTCTGCTCGTAGTCGCCTCGCTCGTCCTTTGCGAAGATGAAG AACCTGCCGCGGCAGACCTTCAGGCTGAGGTGGACGAAGGCCCCTCCATGTCTCGAGTTCGacgcggaggcggcggcggtggcggaggcggtggcaagtcaaaaGGCAAGGGAAAGGGCGGCGAGAAGTCCAAAGGAAAAAGCGGTGGAGGCGGCGGTGACACCGAGTGA
- the LOC119456726 gene encoding opioid growth factor receptor-like, producing MQIFTFTLLVFLLAALFVRGDHGNEEHAEDDEMDELMDDLAGGSEELSRSKRWDHESSGLDNGPGPPEGGEGGERRGVRRGGDRQGGGERRGGQWRVRYVARRTLRPGDGGRRRPTERRGQRPGERPGERPGERPGERPGERPGERPGERPGERPGERPGERPGERPGERPGERPGERPGERWGERSGVGWRERPGERPGERPGERPGERPGERPGERPGERPGERPGERPGERPGERPGERPGERRGE from the exons ATGCAGATTTTCACTTTCACTTTGCTTGTCTTTCTTCTGGCCGCTCTGTTCGTCCGCGGTGATCACGGCAATGAAGAACATGCTGAAGATG ATGAAATGGACGAGCTCATGGACGACTTGGCGGGCGGCAGCGAGGAGCTGTCTCGAAGCAAACGATGGGACCATGAAAGCAGCGGACTGGACAACG GACCAGGCCCACCCGAAGGTGGCGAAGGCGGCGAGCGTCGCGGGGTACGACGTGGAGGGGATCGTCAAGGCGGAGGCGAAAGACGTGGTGGCCAGTGGAGGGTGCGGTATGTTGCTAGGCGTACACTGAGACCCGGCGATGGAGGGCGCCGAAGGCCTACGGAGAGACGTGGGCAACGACCCGGCGAAAGACCGGGCGAACGACCAGGCGAAAGACCAGGCGAAAGACCAGGCGAACGACCAGGCGAAAGACCAGGCGAACGACCAGGAGAGCGACCAGGAGAGCGACCAGGAGAAAGACCAGGCGAACGACCAGGCGAACGACCAGGCGAACGACCAGGAGAAAGACCAGGAGAAAGATGGGGAGAAAGATCAGGAGTAGGATGgagagagagaccgggagaaagACCAGGCGAAAGACCAGGCGAACGACCAGGAGAAAGACCAGGAGAAAGACCAGGAGAGCGACCAGGAGAGAGACCGGGAGAGAGACCaggagagagaccgggagaaagACCGGGCGAGAGACCGGGCGAAAGACCAGGCGAAAGACGAGGCGAATGA